The following proteins are encoded in a genomic region of Anticarsia gemmatalis isolate Benzon Research Colony breed Stoneville strain chromosome 17, ilAntGemm2 primary, whole genome shotgun sequence:
- the LOC142979791 gene encoding protein C1orf43 homolog, with translation MQDLTSINIIFIISGGVLTFVILFIFAKRQITRFALRSRRGPHVPIGTDAKKCLKREIERRIEAVPRIMHEPRLLSTEPSHYILEPQQPYHYRFRAVDDVKTLEEEIARQDPGLRRHPRESLRAFLLSSLAAPLDGRGQKLVHQFCDTYEFARHHPGEFGEDEYTAYSRLLLKLLDAARLLKSVGTCVVSTACGSPVRRGRALLDAARLRPAALAALPRHNKLPTALHKHYTALENMPIDTKIEDEVIRVPVRSPTETLVKAPADETAV, from the exons ATGCAGGATTTAACgagtataaacataatatttataataagtggCGGAGTGCTGACGTTTgtgatattattcatatttgcTAAAAGGCAGATAACACGGTTTGCCCTTCGATCTCGGAGGGGTCCTCACGTTCCTATAGGCACGGATGCTAAGAAA TGTTTAAAGCGAGAGATAGAGCGGCGCATAGAAGCAGTCCCTCGCATCATGCACGAGCCACGTCTCCTCAGCACGGAGCCGTCTCACTACATCCTGGAGCCACAGCAGCCGTACCACTACCGGTTCAGAGCTGTAGATGATGTTAAGACTCTTG AAGAAGAAATAGCACGTCAAGACCCAGGTCTTCGTCGTCACCCGCGCGAGTCGCTCCGTGCCTTCCTCCTGTCTTCCCTCGCCGCGCCGCTCGACGGTCGAGGTCAGAAGCTGGTGCATCAGTTCTGTGACACCTATGAGTTCGCCAGACATCACCCCGGAGAGTTCGGCGAGGATGAGTATACGGCGTACAGTCGACTGCTACTTAAGTTGTTGGATgc TGCTCGTCTACTAAAGAGCGTAGGCACATGTGTGGTGTCTACGGCTTGCGGTAGTCCGGTGAGGCGCGGGCGAGCGCTGCTGGACGCCGCGCGCCTGCGTCCCGCTGCACTGGCAGCATTGCCCAGGCACAACAAGTTGCCTACTGCACTACATAAACATTATACTGCACTAGAG AACATGCCAATAGATACAAAAATAGAGGACGAAGTGATCCGAGTCCCGGTCCGGAGCCCCACGGAGACGCTGGTGAAGGCCCCGGCGGACGAGACGGCGGTGTGA